The following proteins come from a genomic window of Lolium rigidum isolate FL_2022 chromosome 5, APGP_CSIRO_Lrig_0.1, whole genome shotgun sequence:
- the LOC124655851 gene encoding cytosolic sulfotransferase 5-like: MASNSPAPVGPVPFLDTEKDDHQVGSDVPPFPLPDDHEHEVVVVSELPSKLLAGIPQISLRRYQGFWLPESWVPAAVSIQRRFKPRPDDVIISSLPKCGTTWLVALAFATMARHAYPPSGADHPLLRLNPHQCIPFLEGVFLGGRGREERLEALPSPRLVNTHMPHAMIACCSRVVYICREPKDMVVSMWHYLRTVHPQLSLQDTLDSVCGGASRCGPFWDHALGYWRASVATPDRVLFLRYEELLRDPAGNVRRLAQFVGQPFSPAEEEAGVLGDVVRLCSLDNLRSLEVNKTGIVGPLLKTPRKALFRKGVVGDWVNHMTPEMARLMDDVVAHKLRDTGLHFK; this comes from the coding sequence ATGGCGAGCAACTCACCAGCTCCAGTAGGCCCAGTCCCATTCCTGGACACTGAGAAGGACGACCATCAGGTGGGCTCCGATGTTCCTCCTTTTCCTTTGCCGGACGACCATGAGCATGAGGTCGTCGTGGTCTCGGAACTGCCGAGCAAGCTGCTGGCCGGCATCCCGCAAATCAGTCTCCGTCGCTACCAGGGCTTCTGGCTGCCGGAAAGCTGGGTCCCGGCCGCCGTCTCCATCCAGCGCCGCTTTAAGCCTCGTCCCGACGACGTGATCATCTCTAGCCTTCCCAAGTGTGGTACCACGTGGCTGGTCGCGCTGGCGTTCGCCACCATGGCCCGCCATGCCTACCCGCCCAGCGGCGCCGACCACCCGCTCCTCCGCCTGAACCCGCATCAGTGCATCCCTTTCCTGGAGGGCGTCTTCCTCGGAGGCCGCGGCCGGGAGGAGAGGCTGGAGGCGCTTCCTTCCCCGCGCCTCGTCAACACGCACATGCCGCACGCCATGATCGCTTGCTGCAGCAGGGTGGTCTACATCTGCAGGGAGCCCAAGGACATGGTGGTCTCCATGTGGCACTACCTCCGGACCGTTCATCCTCAGCTCTCTCTCCAGGACACCCTGGACTCCGTCTGCGGTGGCGCCAGCAGATGCGGGCCGTTCTGGGACCACGCACTCGGCTACTGGCGCGCCAGCGTGGCCACGCCGGACAGGGTGCTCTTCCTGCGTTACGAGGAGCTGCTGCGCGACCCCGCCGGCAACGTCAGGAGGCTGGCGCAGTTCGTCGGGCAGCCCTTCtcaccggcggaggaggaggccggcgtcCTCGGCGACGTCGTCCGGCTGTGCAGCCTGGACAACTTGCGGAGCCTGGAGGTGAATAAGACGGGGATCGTGGGCCCGCTCCTCAAGACGCCGCGTAAGGCGCTCTTTCGGAAGGGCGTCGTCGGTGACTGGGTGAACCACATGACGCCGGAGATGGCCCGTCTCATGGACGACGTCGTCGCCCACAAGCTCCGAGacacgggcctccacttcaagtgA
- the LOC124651616 gene encoding ABC transporter G family member 25-like, with protein MESFLSSVCTPINLQFIDVAYHVKVERAAAEEKIVLKGITGQARPGELLAVLGPTGSGKSTLLSILGGRLSGHHLGTVLADGRPPCRAVRRRTGFVAQDDVLHPQLTVRETLVFCAMLRLPTSTPAAAKTGAAEAVIAELGLGACADTMVGNGVSGGERKRVSIGHEMLVNPSLLILDEPTSGLDSTAAVRLVSTISALARKGRTVVMSVHQPSSRLYRTFDSLLLLAEGSCVYHGPGGDALEYFASLGFAPGLHVNPTDFMVDLANGFAQEEYSDSAAADVGSVKQLLISSYNRVLAPKVKAAINVADHAGDGAHQQQEPPSFTSWTYQFRTLLLRSLKQRRHETFTSLRIFQVIAAAVVVGAMWWRLAPLGVEDRKGLLFIVPIFWGYFASLNAVFEFPQERPVLARERASGMYALSSYFMSRMVGDLPMQLALPTAFTVIVYLMAGLNPAPSAFALTLAVILSYVLVAEGLGLAAGAVMIVDAKRASTLVTVIMLAYIISGGFYVQHVPGFMVWAKYTSFTYYCYRLLIAVQYSGHLKRLLPSEDMDGEASIGMCIIALLAMFFGYRLLAFLALRHIRT; from the exons ATGGAGAGCTTCTTGTCATCCGTCTGCACGCCGATAAATCTGCAG TTCATTGACGTGGCATACCACGTCAAGGTCGAGCGGGCGGCGGCTGAGGAGAAGATTGTACTGAAGGGGATCACCGGCCAGGCGCGCCCAGGAGAATTGCTGGCCGTGCTGGGCCCCACCGGGAGCGGCAAGTCGACGCTGCTTTCCATCCTCGGCGGCCGCCTCTCCGGGCACCACCTGGGTACGGTGCTAGCAGACGGTCGGCCGCCGTGCCGCGCCGTGCGGCGCCGCACGGGCTTCGTGGCGCAGGACGACGTGCTACACCCGCAGCTCACCGTCCGGGAGACGCTGGTGTTCTGCGCGATGCTGCGGCTGCCGACCTCGACTCCTGCCGCCGCAAAGACGGGCGCCGCCGAAGCTGTGATTGCCGAGCTCGGCCTGGGAGCTTGCGCCGACACCATGGTGGGCAATGGTGTTTCCGGCGGCGAGCGCAAGCGCGTCAGCATCGGCCACGAGATGCTCGTGAATCCGAGCCTGCTCATCCTCGACGAGCCCACATCCGGGCTCGACTCCACAGCCGCGGTCCGCCTGGTGTCCACGATCTCGGCGCTGGCTCGCAAGGGCCGCACCGTGGTgatgtcggtgcaccagccgtcgAGCCGCCTGTACCGCACGTTCGACTCGCTGTTGCTGCTCGCGGAAGGTAGCTGCGTATACCACGGGCCTGGCGGCGACGCATTGGAATACTTCGCGTCATTGGGCTTTGCGCCCGGCTTGCACGTCAACCCGACAGACTTCATGGTCGACCTTGCCAATG GCTTCGCTCAAGAAGAGTACAGCGATTCCGCGGCGGCGGACGTGGGCAGTGTGAAGCAGTTGTTGATCTCGTCCTACAACAGGGTGCTCGCCCCCAAGGTGAAGGCCGCCATCAATGTCGCAGACCACGCCGGCGACGGCGCGCATCAGCAGCAAGAGCCGCCGAGCTTCACGAGCTGGACGTACCAGTTCCGGACCCTCCTCCTGCGCAGCCTCAAGCAGCGACGTCACGAGACCTTCACCTCGCTTCGCATCTTCCAGGTAATTGCGGCGGCTGTGGTGGTCGGGGCCATGTGGTGGCGGCTAGCGCCGCTGGGGGTGGAGGACAGGAAGGGCCTGCTCTTCATCGTCCCAATCTTCTGGGGCTACTTCGCCTCCCTCAACGCCGTGTTCGAGTTCCCGCAGGAGCGGCCCGTCCTGGCACGCGAGCGCGCCTCCGGCATGTACGCGCTCTCCTCCTACTTCATGTCCCGCATGGTCGGGGACCTGCCCATGCAGCTCGCTCTGCCCACGGCCTTCACCGTCATCGTCTACCTCATGGCGGGCCTAAACCCGGCGCCATCCGCGTTCGCGCTCACCCTCGCCGTTATCCTCAGCTACGTGCTCGTCGCCGAGGGTCTCGGGCTGGCCGCTGGTGCCGTCATGATAGTAGATGCCAAGCGCGCGTCGACGTTGGTCACGGTGATCATGCTCGCCTACATCATCAGCGGCGGCTTCTACGTGCAGCACGTGCCGGGGTTCATGGTGTGGGCTAAGTACACCTCCTTCACCTACTACTGCTACCGCCTCCTCATCGCTGTGCAGTACAGCGGACACCTTAAGCGCCTGCTACCGTCGGAGGACATGGACGGCGAGGCAAGCATCGGTATGTGCATTATCGCGCTCCTTGCCATGTTCTTCGGGTACCGGTTGCTCGCCTTCCTTGCGCTACGCCATATCAGGACCTGA